The sequence below is a genomic window from Granulicatella elegans.
GCACCCATTAGACCAGCTTTTGTATTGTACATTAAGTCATCAGTCATTGTAATTTCTTCATTTTCATACTCTTGACGAGCTCTTTCTTTTTCCATTGACGACATTAAACCACTGATGACCCCACCACCCCAAGTTAATTGAGTGTTGAAAAAGAGTAATTGTCTCTTGTATGCTTCTCTTCTTTTATCTGGATCTTTATATAATTTCTTAAGAACAGGCATCATTCCGTATAGTAATGATGGTGCAAGATAACGATCAAATGAGTGTGGAATTTCATTTGCAAAATGCCATCTTAAATATGCTTTAGTAACATCCTTTTGAGTAATTTCTTCAGGAGCTAATGCAGGATTTTTTTGAGTTGTTTCAGTATTCATTATCTATTCCTCCAATTAAAAATCATCGTCGCCACCATCATCATTGAATTGAGTATTTGATGATGCAGCCGGGCTAGCAGCTACTGGTTGATTGTTGTTTTTTGTAACCATTACAAAAATAGCAGCCACAAGAACACCAATAATTGCGTAAGTAACCATTGTAATGTTTAAAGGTTTAAAGATTACACTCATGAAGTATGCTAATAAAAAGAATACTAAGTAATCTTTACGTCCGATAACATAGATTGTTGTAGAAATACCAATTGCTGCTAATCCTCCTCCTACAACTTCCAACACATGAAGAACGACTGTTTCTTTTAATTGAACAATAACATCTGCAATAACTGGAGCTCCCCAATATAAAGCCCCAAATACTAATGGTACAAATAATACGAATGAAGCAATAGTAGGATACCAAATAATTGAACGTTTAATTGCACCATCGTCCATATTTTCTACTGCACGATCCATATATTTTCCTAAAAATGTATTTAAGAAGAATCTGAATTGATATAAGTAACTTCCTAACAATCCAACTGGGACGGCAACCCCAATAGCTGCTTCCGGTGTTAAATTACCTAGTAAAGCTACTGGAACGGCAATTGCAGCGGCAATTGCAGGCTCTGAAGGCATTGAACCCCCTGGAGAGAATACTCCCATGTAAATTAATTGAAGTGCAGCTGTAACAATCATTGCATTGGTAATATCTCCCATAATAATTCCGCAAACTAAACCAGTCATTAATGGTGAGAAGCGAAGTGTTAATGTCGCACCGCCACCAAGCCATCTAGACATAACAGCTGCTACCCAAAGGGCAATTAACAAACTTTGTACTACTGATAATGTTTCCATTACCTTATTCCTCCTTTATTTGTTAGAGATATACTCTTCTAACTCTAATAATTTTTCTTTTAAATAATTAAAATTAATTTCAATTGGTAATAAATGAACTTTAGCTTTACTATCTATAAATCTAACAATATCATTTATCACTGTTTCATCTTCTGGATAAATTCCCATACGATGTAAAGATTGAGGTAAATTTAACTCTTCATAATAGGGTATCAATTCATCAATAATATTCCATTTATTTTCTAATGCTAATTGGTAGAAAATCCCGTAAGCTACTTTCTCACCATGTAAAAAATTATGACTTTCATGAATATATTTTGCAATCCCATCATGAATGGCATGTGCCGCTGCATTCCTAGCATATTTGTCACCTAAACCACCTACAAGACCTGCTACTGCAAATACTATCTCAGAACATTGAAT
It includes:
- a CDS encoding PTS mannose/fructose/sorbose/N-acetylgalactosamine transporter subunit IIC, whose amino-acid sequence is METLSVVQSLLIALWVAAVMSRWLGGGATLTLRFSPLMTGLVCGIIMGDITNAMIVTAALQLIYMGVFSPGGSMPSEPAIAAAIAVPVALLGNLTPEAAIGVAVPVGLLGSYLYQFRFFLNTFLGKYMDRAVENMDDGAIKRSIIWYPTIASFVLFVPLVFGALYWGAPVIADVIVQLKETVVLHVLEVVGGGLAAIGISTTIYVIGRKDYLVFFLLAYFMSVIFKPLNITMVTYAIIGVLVAAIFVMVTKNNNQPVAASPAASSNTQFNDDGGDDDF